From a single Collimonas pratensis genomic region:
- the nirB gene encoding nitrite reductase large subunit NirB: MKIIVIGHGMVGHKFLECLAESKQPGMEVTVLCEEPRPAYDRVHLSEFFAGKSAQDLSLVEPGFFERTEIQLKLNAKAQLIDCAAKTVTVNLNGVSETLSYDKLVIATGSYPFVPTLAGNQRKDCFVYRTIEDLEAMLECGKRSRSGVVIGGGLLGLECAKALRDMQLETHVVEFAARLMAVQVDESGGRILRQKIEELGVIAHTQKNTLEIVDGKNGTHRMNFDDGSHLDTDMIVFSAGIRPRDELARDSGLKVGERGGIVIDNSCRSSDPDIYAIGECALWNGRIFGLVAPGYDMARIAAKQVLAEFSTDGSAGAAPPQFTGADMSTKLKLMGVDVASIGDPHGKEAGSRSYQFTDERKQIYKKIVVSECGKYLLGGVMVGDASEYGSLLQMMLNRIELPASPEFLILPQADGQVKVGLGVDALPESAQICSCNDVSKGALCAAVNNGATSIGALKSCTKAGTSCGGCVPLVTQIMKAEMKKQGMAVNNHVCEHFPYSRQELFHLVKVGQIKTFPALLEQHGKGLGCDICKPVAASILASCWNDFVLKKEHASLQDSNDYFLGNIQKDGTYSVVPRMAGGEVTPDGLIAVGQVAKKYGLYTKITGGQRVDLFGARVEQLPLIWEELIAAGFESGHAYGKSLRTVKSCVGSTWCRYGLDDSVGLAIALENRYKGLRAPHKIKFGVSGCTRECAEAQGKDVGIIATEKGWNLYVCGNGGMKPRHAELLAADLDKATLIKLIDRFLMFYIRTADRLQRTSVWRDNLEGGLDYLKQVVVADKLNIGAELEADMQHVVDTYQCEWKTAVTDQETRQRFQHFVNSDQADDNVVFMPERGQIRPATVEERKRIAIPVVVETV, translated from the coding sequence ATGAAAATCATCGTCATCGGCCACGGCATGGTGGGTCACAAATTCCTCGAATGCCTGGCGGAAAGCAAGCAGCCAGGCATGGAGGTCACAGTACTGTGCGAAGAACCGCGTCCGGCATACGACCGGGTCCATTTATCGGAATTCTTTGCCGGCAAATCGGCGCAGGATTTGTCTCTGGTCGAGCCAGGATTCTTTGAACGCACCGAAATCCAGCTCAAGCTGAACGCCAAGGCGCAACTGATCGATTGCGCCGCCAAGACCGTTACCGTCAATCTCAATGGCGTTAGCGAAACGCTGTCTTACGACAAGCTGGTGATCGCCACCGGCTCCTATCCCTTCGTGCCAACCTTGGCCGGGAACCAGCGCAAGGATTGCTTCGTCTACCGTACCATCGAAGACCTGGAAGCGATGCTGGAATGCGGCAAGCGCTCCAGGAGCGGAGTAGTGATCGGCGGCGGCCTGCTCGGGCTGGAATGCGCCAAGGCGCTGCGCGACATGCAGCTGGAAACCCATGTGGTGGAGTTCGCCGCGCGCCTGATGGCGGTGCAGGTGGATGAAAGCGGCGGCCGCATCCTGCGTCAGAAGATCGAAGAACTGGGCGTTATCGCGCATACGCAAAAGAACACGCTGGAAATCGTCGACGGCAAGAACGGCACGCATCGCATGAATTTCGACGACGGCAGCCACCTGGATACCGACATGATCGTGTTTTCGGCCGGCATCCGGCCGCGCGACGAACTGGCGCGCGATAGCGGCCTGAAAGTGGGTGAGCGCGGCGGCATCGTGATCGACAACAGTTGCCGCAGTTCCGATCCGGATATTTACGCGATCGGCGAATGCGCACTGTGGAACGGCCGCATATTCGGCCTGGTGGCGCCCGGCTACGACATGGCGCGCATAGCCGCCAAACAAGTGCTGGCGGAATTTTCCACCGATGGCAGCGCCGGCGCAGCGCCGCCGCAGTTTACCGGCGCGGACATGAGCACCAAGCTCAAGCTGATGGGCGTGGATGTCGCCAGCATCGGCGATCCGCACGGCAAGGAAGCCGGCAGCCGGTCCTATCAGTTCACCGACGAGCGCAAGCAGATCTACAAGAAAATCGTGGTGTCCGAATGCGGCAAATATCTGCTGGGCGGAGTGATGGTGGGCGACGCCAGCGAATACGGCAGCTTGCTGCAAATGATGCTCAACCGCATCGAGCTGCCGGCGTCACCGGAGTTCCTGATCCTGCCGCAGGCCGACGGCCAGGTGAAGGTCGGGTTAGGAGTCGACGCCTTGCCGGAATCGGCGCAGATCTGTTCCTGCAACGATGTTTCCAAAGGCGCGCTGTGTGCGGCGGTGAACAACGGCGCCACCAGCATAGGCGCACTGAAAAGCTGCACCAAGGCCGGTACTTCCTGCGGTGGCTGCGTGCCGCTGGTGACGCAGATCATGAAGGCCGAGATGAAGAAGCAAGGCATGGCGGTCAACAACCATGTCTGCGAACATTTTCCTTACTCGCGCCAGGAGTTGTTCCATCTGGTGAAGGTGGGGCAGATCAAGACTTTTCCAGCCTTGCTGGAACAGCACGGCAAGGGTCTCGGCTGCGACATCTGCAAACCGGTGGCGGCCAGCATCCTGGCATCTTGCTGGAATGACTTCGTGCTGAAGAAGGAACACGCCAGTCTGCAGGATTCCAATGACTACTTCCTCGGCAATATCCAGAAGGACGGCACTTACTCGGTGGTGCCGCGCATGGCTGGCGGCGAAGTCACGCCGGACGGCTTGATCGCGGTCGGCCAGGTCGCCAAGAAATACGGTTTGTACACCAAGATCACCGGCGGCCAGCGGGTCGATCTGTTCGGCGCTCGGGTCGAGCAACTGCCGTTGATCTGGGAAGAGCTGATAGCGGCCGGCTTCGAGTCCGGCCATGCGTACGGCAAATCGCTGCGTACCGTGAAATCCTGTGTCGGCTCGACCTGGTGCCGCTACGGCCTGGACGACAGCGTCGGCCTGGCGATCGCCTTGGAAAACCGCTACAAGGGTTTGCGCGCGCCGCACAAGATCAAGTTTGGCGTCTCCGGCTGTACCCGCGAATGCGCGGAAGCGCAGGGTAAGGATGTCGGCATCATCGCCACCGAGAAGGGCTGGAACCTGTACGTTTGCGGCAACGGCGGCATGAAGCCGCGCCATGCGGAACTGCTGGCGGCCGATCTCGACAAGGCGACCCTGATCAAGCTGATCGACCGCTTCCTGATGTTTTACATCCGCACCGCCGACCGTCTGCAGCGCACCAGCGTCTGGCGCGACAACCTGGAAGGTGGCCTGGACTATCTGAAACAGGTCGTGGTGGCAGACAAGCTGAACATTGGCGCCGAGCTGGAAGCCGATATGCAGCACGTGGTCGACACCTACCAATGCGAATGGAAGACGGCCGTCACAGATCAGGAAACCCGCCAGCGCTTCCAGCATTTCGTCAACAGCGACCAGGCTGACGACAATGTGGTGTTCATGCCGGAACGCGGCCAGATCCGTCCCGCCACCGTGGAAGAGCGCAAGCGCATCGCCATCCCGGTGGTGGTTGAAACTGTATAA
- the nirD gene encoding nitrite reductase small subunit NirD, with protein sequence MHKDQLGQHWIEVCAIEQIVPNTGVCALINGEQVAVFHVIDGEQRVFAIGNYDPNAQAAVLSRGLVGNLGERIVVASPIYKQHFDLQTGECLEAPENSVPAYPARIAGGKVWVAA encoded by the coding sequence ATGCACAAGGACCAGCTGGGCCAACACTGGATTGAAGTCTGCGCAATCGAACAGATCGTGCCGAACACCGGCGTCTGCGCGCTGATCAATGGCGAACAGGTGGCGGTGTTCCACGTCATCGATGGTGAGCAGCGCGTGTTCGCCATCGGCAATTACGATCCGAACGCGCAGGCCGCGGTGCTCTCGCGCGGGCTGGTAGGCAACTTGGGCGAACGGATCGTGGTGGCTTCGCCTATCTACAAGCAGCACTTCGACCTGCAGACCGGTGAATGCCTGGAAGCGCCGGAGAATTCCGTGCCGGCCTATCCGGCGCGCATCGCCGGCGGCAAGGTCTGGGTAGCCGCATGA
- a CDS encoding NAD(P)/FAD-dependent oxidoreductase, with the protein MTAARQAAGKPSLVVIGNGMAGMRTVEELLKLAPELYDITVFGAEPHGNYNRILLSPLLAGDKSMDDIMLNPLEWYADNGITLHADDPVTSIDRQRRIVRSQSGVELRYDRLLLATGSKPFIIPVPGHQLPGVIAFRDVQDVETMLAAARNHRHAVVIGGGLLGLEAANGLLRQGMDVTVVHVMDSLMERQLDKSAAILLKKALEQKGLRFLLNAQTAQILGDQQVRAVRFKDGSEIPADLVVMTAGVRPNIALAQQAGLHCDRAIVVDDTLQTYDPRIYAVGECVQHRMATFGLVAPIWDQARVCGAHLAGAGHRRYVQQATATKLKVTGVDLYSAGDFIGGEGSEDLVLRDPRRGIYKRLVINGPHIVGAVLYGDVKDGPWYFELIQNKTDISSLRSQLLFGQALCAQAA; encoded by the coding sequence ATGACAGCCGCCAGGCAAGCAGCCGGCAAGCCGTCGCTGGTGGTGATCGGCAATGGCATGGCCGGCATGCGCACGGTCGAAGAGTTGCTCAAGCTGGCGCCTGAGCTGTACGACATCACGGTGTTCGGCGCCGAGCCGCACGGCAATTACAACCGCATCCTGCTGTCGCCGTTGCTGGCGGGGGACAAGAGTATGGACGACATCATGCTCAATCCACTCGAATGGTATGCCGACAATGGCATTACCCTGCATGCCGACGATCCGGTGACCAGCATAGACCGCCAGCGCCGCATTGTGCGTTCGCAATCTGGCGTAGAGCTGCGTTATGACCGGCTGCTGCTGGCGACCGGCTCCAAGCCCTTCATTATCCCGGTGCCGGGCCATCAGCTGCCGGGCGTGATCGCCTTCCGCGATGTCCAGGATGTCGAGACCATGCTGGCGGCGGCGCGCAATCATCGCCATGCGGTGGTGATCGGCGGCGGCCTGCTCGGGCTGGAAGCGGCCAACGGCTTGCTGCGCCAGGGCATGGATGTCACCGTGGTGCATGTGATGGACAGCCTGATGGAAAGGCAGTTGGACAAGTCTGCGGCGATCCTGCTGAAGAAAGCGCTGGAGCAGAAAGGCTTGCGCTTTTTATTGAACGCTCAGACAGCCCAGATCCTTGGCGATCAACAGGTCAGGGCAGTGCGCTTCAAGGACGGCAGCGAGATTCCGGCCGACCTGGTGGTGATGACTGCCGGCGTCCGCCCCAATATCGCGCTGGCGCAACAGGCTGGCTTGCATTGCGACCGCGCGATCGTGGTCGACGATACTCTGCAGACTTACGATCCGCGCATCTATGCAGTGGGCGAATGCGTGCAGCACCGCATGGCGACTTTCGGCCTGGTGGCGCCGATCTGGGACCAGGCGCGCGTCTGCGGTGCACACCTGGCCGGCGCCGGCCATCGGCGCTATGTGCAGCAAGCCACCGCCACCAAGCTCAAGGTCACCGGCGTCGACCTGTATTCCGCCGGCGACTTCATCGGCGGCGAGGGTAGCGAAGACCTGGTGCTGCGCGATCCGCGCCGCGGCATCTACAAGCGGCTGGTGATTAACGGCCCGCATATTGTCGGCGCGGTGCTGTATGGCGACGTCAAGGACGGTCCCTGGTATTTTGAACTGATCCAGAACAAGACCGATATTTCCTCCTTGCGCAGCCAGCTGCTGTTCGGCCAGGCGCTGTGCGCCCAGGCGGCCTGA
- a CDS encoding nitrate reductase, with product MNQVSTLPLQPAAKLAGTLTTCPYCGVGCGVRATVNSDGQVDIAGDETHASNLGRLCVKGSALGETVALDGRLLYPKIRSDDCQELQPVSWDTALDKVAHGFRRIIEQHGPDAVALYVSGQLLTEDYYVANKLMKGYIGSANIDTNSRLCMSSAVAGHKRAFGADLVPVCYEDLELADLVVLVGSNTAWCHPILFQRIAKIRETRPQMKLVVIDPRRTATCELADLHLPLKAGSDVWLFNGLFSFLAGNGAVDEDFVAEHTNGMTTALEVAETDCADLAAVANICKLDPQDLRTFYQWFADNQKVVTAFSQGVNQSSSGTDKVNSIINCHLLTGRIGKPGMGPFSITGQPNAMGGREVGGLANMLAAHMELDNPQHRQTVQTFWQSPRMAERPGLKAVDLFQAIEAGRVKAVWIMATNPVVSLPDADQVQRALKKCELVVISDIIEKTDTNAFAHVLLPALGWGEKDGTVTSSERRISRQRAFLPAPGEARADWRIICQVAQRMGYDGFDFASAHQVFEEHAGLSTYRNGVDGGPHRVFNLSGLRGMDQARFDAMQPVQWPLLSDAGEEQRGTARLFADGRFAHADGKARFVATVPRTPRHAIDSDYPLSLNTGRVRDQWHTMTRTGKSPRLADHVPESFIDMHPQDALLYGVRAGMLARVSSRWGEMVARVQHGGGIARGSLFVPIHWNGQSASDARVGALVNPVVDPVSGEPEFKHTPVRIEEFAVAWYGFVLTRSQPALDDVSHWTRIQGRHFQRYELAGRSAIKDHSVWAARLLGVSDADADWLEYEDASAGIYRAVHVVDERIEACVFLSPRPDLPSRAWLASLFLKPQLEEADRIGLLIGQPIAKGADTGPTICSCFAVGRNTICDAVRKQGLTTVAQVTGCLKAGGNCGSCVPEIKKLLSEMLADAQA from the coding sequence ATGAATCAAGTTTCGACCTTGCCGTTGCAACCGGCCGCCAAATTGGCTGGTACGCTGACCACCTGTCCGTATTGCGGGGTCGGTTGCGGCGTCCGCGCCACGGTTAACAGCGATGGCCAGGTCGATATCGCCGGCGATGAAACGCATGCCTCGAACCTGGGGCGGCTATGCGTCAAGGGCTCGGCGCTGGGAGAGACGGTGGCGCTGGACGGACGCTTGCTGTATCCGAAAATACGCAGCGATGACTGCCAGGAATTGCAGCCTGTCTCCTGGGACACCGCGCTGGACAAAGTAGCACATGGCTTCCGCAGGATCATCGAGCAGCACGGCCCGGATGCGGTGGCGCTGTACGTTTCGGGACAGTTGCTGACGGAAGACTATTACGTTGCCAACAAGCTGATGAAGGGCTACATCGGCAGCGCTAATATCGATACCAATTCACGGCTGTGCATGTCCTCTGCGGTGGCCGGCCACAAGCGCGCCTTCGGCGCCGACCTGGTGCCGGTGTGCTACGAAGACCTGGAACTGGCCGACCTGGTGGTGCTGGTCGGATCCAACACGGCCTGGTGCCATCCGATCCTGTTCCAGCGCATCGCCAAAATCAGGGAAACGCGGCCGCAGATGAAACTGGTGGTGATCGACCCGCGCCGCACCGCCACCTGCGAACTGGCCGACCTGCATTTGCCGCTGAAGGCCGGCAGCGATGTCTGGCTGTTCAACGGCTTGTTCAGTTTCCTGGCAGGTAACGGCGCGGTAGATGAGGATTTCGTCGCGGAGCATACCAACGGCATGACGACAGCGCTAGAAGTTGCCGAGACAGATTGTGCCGATCTGGCTGCTGTCGCCAACATCTGCAAACTCGATCCGCAAGACTTGCGCACCTTCTATCAATGGTTTGCGGATAATCAAAAGGTGGTCACCGCCTTTTCGCAAGGAGTCAACCAATCCTCCTCCGGCACCGACAAGGTCAACAGCATCATCAACTGTCATCTGCTGACGGGCCGCATCGGCAAGCCCGGCATGGGGCCGTTCTCGATTACCGGCCAACCTAACGCCATGGGTGGGCGCGAAGTCGGCGGCCTGGCTAACATGCTGGCGGCGCATATGGAACTGGATAACCCGCAGCATCGCCAGACCGTACAGACTTTCTGGCAATCGCCGCGCATGGCGGAGCGGCCGGGCCTGAAAGCGGTGGATCTGTTCCAGGCGATCGAAGCCGGGCGCGTCAAGGCAGTCTGGATCATGGCGACCAATCCGGTGGTCAGCCTGCCGGACGCCGACCAGGTTCAGCGTGCCCTGAAAAAATGTGAACTGGTAGTGATCTCCGACATCATCGAAAAGACTGACACCAATGCCTTTGCCCATGTCTTGCTGCCGGCCCTTGGCTGGGGCGAAAAGGATGGCACGGTGACCAGCTCGGAACGCCGCATCTCGCGCCAGCGTGCCTTCCTGCCGGCGCCAGGCGAAGCGCGTGCAGACTGGCGCATCATTTGCCAAGTGGCGCAGCGCATGGGATATGACGGTTTCGATTTTGCTTCGGCGCATCAGGTGTTCGAAGAGCACGCCGGTCTCAGCACTTATCGCAATGGCGTCGACGGCGGACCGCATCGGGTGTTCAACCTGAGCGGCTTGCGCGGCATGGACCAGGCCCGCTTCGACGCCATGCAGCCGGTGCAATGGCCGCTGCTGAGCGATGCTGGAGAAGAACAGCGAGGTACTGCGCGGCTGTTCGCCGACGGCCGCTTCGCGCATGCTGACGGCAAGGCGCGCTTCGTCGCCACCGTGCCGCGGACGCCGCGCCATGCCATCGACAGCGACTATCCGCTCAGCCTCAACACTGGCCGCGTGCGCGACCAGTGGCATACCATGACGCGCACCGGCAAGTCGCCGCGGCTGGCAGACCATGTGCCGGAATCGTTCATCGACATGCATCCGCAGGATGCTTTGCTGTACGGCGTGCGCGCAGGCATGCTGGCGCGCGTATCGAGTCGGTGGGGCGAGATGGTGGCGCGGGTGCAGCACGGCGGCGGCATTGCCCGCGGCAGCCTGTTCGTGCCTATCCACTGGAACGGCCAGTCAGCTTCGGACGCGCGGGTTGGGGCACTGGTCAATCCGGTGGTCGATCCGGTTTCGGGCGAGCCGGAGTTCAAGCATACGCCGGTGCGGATCGAGGAATTTGCGGTGGCCTGGTATGGCTTTGTGCTGACGCGCAGCCAGCCGGCGCTGGACGATGTCAGCCATTGGACGCGCATCCAGGGGCGGCATTTCCAGCGCTACGAACTGGCCGGCCGCAGTGCGATCAAGGATCACAGCGTCTGGGCTGCAAGGCTGCTGGGCGTCAGCGATGCCGATGCCGACTGGCTGGAATACGAAGATGCGAGCGCCGGCATATATCGCGCGGTGCATGTGGTCGACGAGCGTATCGAAGCTTGCGTCTTCTTGTCGCCGCGTCCGGACTTGCCTTCGCGCGCCTGGCTGGCCAGCCTGTTCCTGAAGCCGCAGCTGGAAGAGGCCGACCGCATCGGCTTGCTCATCGGCCAGCCGATCGCCAAGGGCGCCGACACCGGTCCGACCATCTGTTCCTGCTTCGCTGTCGGCCGCAACACCATCTGCGATGCGGTGCGCAAGCAGGGCTTGACGACCGTGGCGCAGGTTACCGGCTGCCTGAAGGCGGGCGGCAATTGCGGCTCCTGTGTGCCGGAAATCAAGAAGCTGTTGTCGGAAATGCTGGCCGATGCGCAGGCATAG
- the treF gene encoding alpha,alpha-trehalase TreF has translation MNFFLASSRRSNSGITAITVAAAACLALGSWSGVARADSAVVRPAAAAAYPAPPSEFYPELFAAVQMGQVFKDGKTFADAVPKDSPAAIAALYKREKNRPGFALAGFVQQYFDLPQDNADAYVSDRSQSLQQHIAGLWPHLTRQPAKAGAGSSLLPLPQAYVVPGGRFREVYYWDSYFTMLGLLQNGKPQLIRAMVDNFASLIDRYGHIPNGNRSYYLSRSQPPFYFKMVGLLSTQDEAGAYARYLPQLRREYAFWMDGASTLKPGTAHRRVVALADGSLLNRYYDDRAVPRDESYAEDVKLAQQSKRPAAEVYRDLRAGAESGWDFSSRWLADGKSLATIETTAILPVDLNSLMYGLENAIRLGCERVHDLACGKEFTQRAERRRLAVQKYFWNEAAGHYVDYQWIKQRSTERPGAATLYPLFVGIAEPAQAARVAQWVGNELLKPSGIVTTTVDSGQQWDAPNGWAPLQWIAVDGLNRYGQHAMARDIATRWMGKVQQVYGASGKLVEKYNVSGSDIEAGGGEYALQDGFGWTNGVAMQLMTLYPELQQPAPSR, from the coding sequence ATGAATTTTTTTCTTGCGTCATCGCGTCGCAGTAATTCCGGCATCACCGCCATCACCGTCGCCGCTGCAGCCTGCCTGGCACTTGGCAGCTGGAGCGGCGTCGCACGGGCCGATAGCGCTGTTGTCAGGCCAGCGGCGGCTGCCGCTTATCCCGCACCGCCCTCAGAATTTTATCCGGAGCTGTTTGCCGCGGTGCAGATGGGGCAGGTGTTCAAGGACGGCAAGACCTTCGCCGACGCCGTGCCGAAGGACAGTCCGGCCGCCATTGCCGCGCTCTACAAACGCGAAAAGAATCGTCCCGGATTCGCGCTGGCCGGCTTTGTGCAGCAGTATTTCGATCTGCCGCAAGACAATGCCGATGCCTATGTCAGCGATCGGTCGCAATCGCTGCAGCAGCACATAGCCGGCCTCTGGCCGCACCTGACCCGGCAGCCGGCCAAGGCCGGCGCCGGATCGTCACTGCTGCCGCTGCCGCAAGCCTACGTGGTGCCGGGCGGCCGCTTCCGCGAGGTGTATTACTGGGATTCTTATTTCACCATGCTGGGCCTGCTGCAAAACGGCAAGCCGCAGCTGATCCGCGCCATGGTCGACAATTTCGCCAGCCTGATCGACCGCTACGGCCATATCCCCAACGGTAACCGCAGCTACTACCTGAGCCGCTCGCAGCCGCCTTTCTATTTCAAGATGGTCGGCCTGCTGTCGACCCAGGATGAAGCCGGCGCTTACGCTCGCTACTTGCCGCAGTTGCGGCGCGAATATGCGTTCTGGATGGACGGCGCCAGCACCCTCAAGCCCGGTACTGCGCACCGGCGCGTGGTGGCGCTGGCGGACGGCAGCCTGCTGAACCGCTATTACGACGACCGCGCCGTTCCGCGCGACGAATCGTATGCGGAAGACGTCAAGCTGGCGCAGCAAAGCAAGCGTCCGGCTGCCGAGGTCTATCGCGACTTGCGCGCCGGCGCGGAAAGCGGCTGGGATTTCAGCAGCCGCTGGCTGGCCGACGGCAAGTCGCTCGCCACGATCGAAACCACCGCCATCCTGCCGGTCGATCTCAATAGTCTGATGTATGGATTGGAAAATGCTATCCGCCTCGGCTGCGAACGGGTGCACGACCTGGCGTGCGGCAAGGAATTCACGCAGCGCGCCGAACGGCGCCGGCTGGCAGTGCAAAAATATTTCTGGAATGAAGCCGCGGGTCATTATGTGGACTATCAATGGATCAAACAACGATCGACCGAACGCCCCGGCGCCGCCACGCTATATCCGCTATTCGTCGGCATTGCCGAGCCGGCGCAGGCTGCTCGTGTAGCGCAGTGGGTTGGCAATGAATTGTTGAAGCCGTCCGGTATCGTCACCACGACGGTAGATAGCGGCCAGCAATGGGATGCGCCGAACGGCTGGGCGCCACTGCAATGGATTGCAGTGGATGGCCTCAATCGTTATGGCCAGCATGCCATGGCACGCGATATTGCCACGCGCTGGATGGGCAAGGTGCAGCAGGTCTACGGCGCTAGCGGCAAGCTGGTGGAAAAATACAATGTGAGCGGTAGCGACATCGAAGCCGGCGGCGGCGAATATGCTTTGCAGGACGGGTTCGGCTGGACCAACGGCGTAGCGATGCAGTTGATGACGCTGTATCCCGAGCTGCAGCAGCCTGCGCCGTCGCGCTGA
- a CDS encoding MFS transporter: MSQTPYAKLSAGLVIMMSVATGVAVASNYYAQPLLHTIAARFGISNGSAGLIVTVAQLGYALGLMLLVPLADMLERKKLIVIMSLLSACGLLITATAQNLAFVLIGTALTGLFSVVSQVLVPFAATLAAPHERGKVVGHVMTGLLLGILLARTVAGYLSAWGGWQTVYWFGAALMILTAIVLGRALPRHHPTQNLSYPRLLASILTLFVAEPVLRIRALLGAIIFAVFSVLWTSISFLLAAEPFHYSDGTIGLFGLVGAAGAMAASHAGRLADRGHAGRSTTIGLALLLLSWLPLVFAKSSLIGLLFGILLLDLMVQAIHVTNLSVINHLHPDSRNRLTAGYMTCYFIGGACGSLLSTAMYGHSGWFGVSMTGAGLSALGLLVWLFAERKQKP; this comes from the coding sequence ATGTCGCAAACCCCATACGCCAAACTCAGCGCCGGCCTGGTGATCATGATGTCGGTCGCCACCGGTGTCGCCGTGGCCAGCAACTATTACGCGCAGCCGCTGCTGCACACCATCGCCGCCCGCTTCGGCATTTCCAACGGCAGCGCCGGCCTGATCGTCACCGTGGCCCAGCTCGGCTACGCGCTCGGCCTGATGCTGCTGGTGCCGCTGGCCGACATGCTGGAACGCAAGAAGCTGATTGTCATCATGAGCCTGCTGTCCGCCTGCGGCCTGCTGATCACAGCTACCGCGCAAAACCTGGCGTTCGTTCTGATCGGCACCGCCCTGACCGGCTTGTTCTCGGTGGTATCGCAAGTGCTGGTGCCGTTTGCCGCCACGCTGGCAGCACCGCATGAACGCGGCAAGGTGGTCGGCCATGTGATGACCGGCCTGCTGCTCGGCATCCTGCTGGCGCGTACCGTGGCCGGCTATCTGTCGGCCTGGGGCGGCTGGCAAACCGTGTACTGGTTCGGCGCGGCGCTGATGATCCTGACCGCCATCGTGCTGGGGCGCGCGCTGCCGCGCCATCATCCGACCCAGAACCTGAGCTATCCGCGCCTGCTGGCCTCTATCCTGACCTTGTTCGTGGCCGAGCCGGTGCTGCGCATCCGCGCCTTGCTGGGGGCCATCATCTTCGCCGTCTTCAGCGTGCTGTGGACCTCGATTTCCTTCCTGCTGGCGGCCGAACCTTTCCATTATTCCGATGGCACCATCGGCTTGTTCGGCCTGGTTGGCGCCGCCGGCGCCATGGCCGCTTCGCACGCCGGCCGCCTGGCCGACCGCGGCCATGCCGGCCGTTCCACCACCATCGGACTGGCTTTGCTGCTGCTGTCCTGGCTGCCACTGGTGTTTGCCAAGAGCTCGCTGATCGGGCTGCTGTTCGGCATCCTGCTGCTGGACCTGATGGTGCAGGCGATCCACGTCACCAACCTGAGCGTGATCAATCACCTGCATCCGGATTCCCGCAACCGCCTGACCGCCGGCTACATGACTTGCTACTTCATCGGCGGCGCCTGCGGCTCGCTGCTGTCGACCGCGATGTACGGCCACTCAGGCTGGTTCGGGGTGTCGATGACGGGCGCGGGATTAAGCGCGCTCGGCCTGCTGGTCTGGCTGTTTGCCGAACGCAAGCAGAAGCCTTAA
- a CDS encoding DUF1348 family protein, with amino-acid sequence MSQASEARPPFPPFTRESAIQKVRMAEDGWNSRDPQRVSLAYTVDTIWRNRSEFPEGREQIVQFLTRKWERELDYRLIKELWAFDGNRIAVRFAYECHDAAGNWFRSYGNENWEFDEHGLMHRRYASINDLPIRESERKYHWPLGRRPDDHPGLSELGL; translated from the coding sequence ATGAGCCAAGCCAGCGAAGCACGTCCGCCGTTTCCCCCGTTCACCCGCGAGAGCGCCATCCAGAAAGTGAGAATGGCGGAAGACGGCTGGAACAGCCGCGATCCGCAACGCGTATCGCTGGCATATACCGTCGACACCATCTGGCGCAACCGCTCCGAATTTCCCGAAGGACGCGAGCAGATCGTGCAATTCCTGACCCGCAAGTGGGAGCGCGAACTGGATTACCGCCTGATCAAGGAACTCTGGGCGTTCGACGGCAACCGGATTGCGGTGCGCTTTGCCTACGAATGCCATGATGCCGCCGGCAACTGGTTCCGTTCCTACGGCAACGAAAATTGGGAGTTCGATGAACACGGCCTGATGCACCGCCGCTATGCCAGCATCAACGACCTGCCGATCAGGGAATCGGAACGCAAGTATCACTGGCCCTTGGGGCGTCGCCCGGACGATCATCCAGGCTTGAGCGAGCTCGGCCTGTAA
- a CDS encoding DUF2471 family protein, which produces MKTTIARIVLSHRNAGADLTWSLMHQIESEAMRALEQSGNFDLTHLNLLRAYPTAYPRTDDLVNFGNATTLPIALSLIYREYRRSH; this is translated from the coding sequence TTGAAGACGACCATCGCCCGCATCGTGCTCAGCCACCGCAACGCCGGCGCGGACTTGACCTGGTCGCTGATGCATCAGATCGAAAGCGAAGCGATGCGCGCCTTGGAGCAATCCGGCAACTTCGACCTCACCCACCTCAACCTGTTGCGTGCCTACCCGACGGCTTATCCACGCACCGACGACCTGGTCAATTTCGGCAACGCCACGACACTGCCGATTGCACTATCGCTGATCTACCGGGAATACCGAAGATCGCACTGA
- a CDS encoding antitoxin, translated as MHTTRVFKNGNSQAIRIPADLAYERTDIEFQIERIGDELRIRPAGRPLTGVLQKFASFSAGFMAEGRGEQEQDEREIL; from the coding sequence ATGCATACCACCAGGGTCTTCAAGAACGGTAATTCCCAGGCGATCCGGATTCCGGCCGACCTCGCCTACGAGCGTACCGACATCGAGTTTCAGATAGAACGGATCGGCGACGAGTTGCGGATCCGGCCGGCAGGCCGCCCCTTGACCGGCGTGCTGCAGAAATTCGCCAGTTTCAGCGCCGGCTTCATGGCTGAAGGGCGCGGCGAACAAGAACAGGATGAGCGCGAGATTCTCTGA